From a region of the Coffea arabica cultivar ET-39 chromosome 3e, Coffea Arabica ET-39 HiFi, whole genome shotgun sequence genome:
- the LOC113734659 gene encoding IN2-2 protein-like codes for MAASEEVKVPRIKLGSQGFEVSAQGLGCMGMSAFYGPPKPEPDMIKLIHHAISRGITHLDTSDIYGPHTNEILIGKALKEGIRAKVELATKFAISYQDGKVDVRGDPAYVRACCEASLKRLDVDCIDLYYQHRIDTRVPIEVTIGELKKLVEEGKIKYIGLSESSASTIRRAHAVHPITAV; via the exons ATGGCGGCATCAGAAGAAGTGAAAGTGCCAAGAATCAAGCTGGGGTCGCAAGGTTTTGAAGTTTCAGCTCAAGGGCTGGGCTGCATGGGCATGTCAGCCTTCTACGGGCCGCCAAAGCCCGAGCCTGATATGATCAAACTCATCCACCATGCTATTAGCAGAGGCATCACCCATCTTGACACCTCCGATATCTATGGACCTCACACCAACGAAATACTCATTGGCAAG GCCTTGAAGGAAGGAATAAGAGCGAAAGTGGAGCTAGCAACAAAATTTGCAATCAGTTATCAGGATGGGAAAGTTGATGTACGTGGTGATCCAGCCTATGTGAGGGCTTGTTGTGAAGCGAGTTTGAAGCGGCTTGATGTGGACTGCATTGATCTCTATTATCAACATCGCATCGATACACGTGTGCCCATTGAAGTCACG ATAGGAGAGCTCAAGAAACTGGTTGAAGAGGGTAAAATAAAGTATATAGGTCTGTCTGAGTCCTCAGCTTCAACAATTCGAAGAGCACATGCTGTTCACCCAATAACAGCTGTGTAG
- the LOC140038383 gene encoding probable aldo-keto reductase 2, with protein sequence MSRRRLFPLAELGIGIVAYSPLGRGFFSSGPKLVENFTEGDRRKNLTPTVDVSYLDYSVHLDALFFALNLCPSNNIADHLEGMPRFQAENLEHNKNLYEQVNAIASRKGCTPSQLALAWVHHQGKDVCPIPGTTKIENLDQNIGALSVKLSAEEMAELESIASAIKGERYESDAGLGTWKTSETPPLSTWKRT encoded by the exons ATGTCGAGGAGGAGATTATTCCCACTTGCAG AGCTTGGAATAGGGATTGTTGCATACAGTCCACTTGGAAGAGGATTCTTCTCTTCAGGTCCAAAGCTGGTCGAGAATTTTACTGAAGGTGACCGCCGAAAG AACTTAACTCCAACAGTTGATGTTTCCTACTTGGATTATTCAGTCCACCTTGATGCATTGTTCTTTGCCCTGAACTTGTGTCCTTCAAACAATATTGCTGATCATCTTGAA GGTATGCCAAGGTTTCAAGCAGAGAATTTGGAGCACAACAAGAACTTGTACGAGCAGGTCAATGCCATTGCTTCAAGGAAGGGTTGTACCCCATCACAGCTAGCTTTGGCCTGGGTCCATCACCAAGGCAAAGATGTTTGCCCCATACCTGGCACTACCAAGATTGAGAACCTCGATCAGAATATAGGAGCTTTGTCTGTGAAACTGTCGGCAGAGGAAATGGCGGAACTTGAATCTATTGCTTCGGCTATCAAGGGTGAGAGATACGAGTCTGACGCTGGGCTTGGTACTTGGAAAACTTCTGAAACTCCGCCTTTGTCAACCTGGAAGCGGACATGA